A genomic region of Roseateles amylovorans contains the following coding sequences:
- a CDS encoding 2-hydroxychromene-2-carboxylate isomerase has product MKTLDFYFDPISPYAALAFERLPEMLAGRSVAVRYVPILFGALLKANDHKGPAEIPGKRDWTYRQVLWLSHQLGLPLALPASHPFNPLPLLRLLWACAEPGQDAQGRALTPSRFAVERVLTHVWRGGQEATDAARLQALATELAPAQDPASDAVKAALRGATDEAQARGVFGVPTLAVDDKLFWGLDALEMAVACLDGDPWFEGPAWSLATAVPVGIRRQ; this is encoded by the coding sequence ATGAAGACGCTGGATTTCTATTTCGATCCGATCTCGCCCTATGCGGCCTTGGCCTTCGAGCGTCTGCCCGAGATGCTGGCCGGCCGCAGTGTCGCGGTTCGATATGTGCCGATCCTGTTCGGCGCGCTGCTCAAGGCCAACGACCACAAGGGACCGGCCGAGATTCCGGGCAAGCGCGACTGGACCTACCGCCAGGTGCTCTGGCTGAGCCATCAGCTGGGTCTGCCGCTGGCGTTGCCCGCCAGTCATCCGTTCAATCCCTTGCCACTGCTGCGCCTGCTGTGGGCCTGTGCCGAGCCCGGGCAGGACGCCCAGGGCAGGGCGCTGACGCCGAGCCGCTTTGCCGTCGAACGGGTACTGACGCATGTCTGGCGCGGCGGCCAGGAGGCGACCGATGCCGCCCGACTTCAGGCGCTCGCCACCGAGCTGGCGCCGGCGCAGGATCCCGCGTCCGACGCGGTCAAGGCCGCCCTGCGCGGGGCCACCGACGAGGCCCAGGCGCGCGGCGTGTTCGGCGTGCCGACGCTGGCTGTGGACGACAAGCTGTTCTGGGGGCTGGATGCGCTGGAGATGGCGGTGGCGTGTCTGGATGGCGATCCGTGGTTCGAGGGGCCGGCGTGGTCGCTGGCGACTGCAGTGCCGGTTGGCATCAGGCGCCAATGA
- a CDS encoding SDR family oxidoreductase, which translates to MDLGLNGRWALVCAASKGLGAGCAEALVAEGVNVVITARGEEALQAQAAALRALNPAVQVIAVAGDITTEAGRAAALAACPQVDILINNAGGPPPGDFRTWGREEWLAALEANMLTPIELIRATVDGMAQRGFGRIVNITSGAVKAPIDVLGLSNGARSGLTGFIAGIARQPQIAGRNVTINNLLPGAFDTDRLKKTMAAGAEKSGQPVDQVRARRMAAIPAQRFGSAAEFGALCAMLCSAHAGYLTGQNILLDGGAYPGTF; encoded by the coding sequence ATGGATCTGGGACTGAACGGCCGCTGGGCCCTGGTGTGCGCCGCCTCCAAGGGCCTGGGCGCCGGATGCGCCGAAGCGCTGGTGGCCGAGGGCGTGAACGTCGTCATCACCGCCCGCGGTGAGGAGGCGCTGCAGGCGCAGGCCGCTGCGCTGCGGGCGCTCAACCCGGCGGTGCAGGTGATCGCAGTGGCCGGCGACATCACCACCGAGGCCGGTCGCGCCGCGGCGCTGGCGGCCTGCCCGCAGGTCGACATCCTGATCAACAACGCCGGCGGCCCGCCGCCCGGCGACTTCCGGACCTGGGGCCGCGAGGAGTGGCTCGCCGCCCTCGAGGCCAACATGCTCACGCCGATCGAGCTGATCAGGGCCACGGTCGATGGCATGGCGCAGCGCGGCTTCGGGCGCATCGTCAACATCACCTCCGGCGCGGTCAAGGCGCCGATCGATGTGCTGGGGCTGTCCAACGGCGCGCGCTCCGGGCTGACCGGCTTCATCGCCGGCATCGCCCGCCAGCCGCAGATCGCCGGTCGGAATGTGACGATCAACAACCTGTTGCCCGGCGCCTTCGACACCGATCGCTTGAAGAAAACCATGGCCGCCGGCGCCGAGAAATCCGGGCAGCCGGTGGACCAGGTCCGTGCCCGGCGCATGGCGGCCATCCCGGCCCAGCGCTTCGGAAGCGCGGCGGAGTTCGGCGCGCTGTGCGCCATGCTGTGCAGCGCCCATGCCGGTTATTTGACCGGGCAGAACATCCTGCTCGATGGTGGCGCCTACCCCGGGACGTTCTGA
- a CDS encoding sensor histidine kinase — MALIRSSLRNAVMLALLVGLLLPTAAVLLYEQQLSRQTVMDDLSRDLARVSEVLALSLAEPIWQVSPDLAEPMVKAQADDPRFISVVVTETGAQQPFVEFHRGSGDEALTRIATRPVMREGRQIAELTLRMSAEPLLTLKRAELLKMLWRSLLTLTLSLALILIVLQRRVLRPMARLSEAADELAAGRLDKPLALGGEDEIARVGTALERMRLALLKAFDDLRGHASTLEDQVSQRTHELTSTNAELTQALANLKTAQRELVESEKLASLGRLVAGVAHELNTPLGNALTVVSALEDRWGKIDRMLTDNTPMRRSQLEELVKDTRRGQDILHRNVQKAADLVRDFKQVAIDQTSDTRRDFELAQVVEDVLVMVEPSFKHTPWRIETALQPDLRMSSYPGALGQVLTNLVMNTLVHAFDGREQGRVLVRCQRVDEDEVELVVEDDGRGMDASVVRRIFDPFFTTKLGKGGSGLGMHIVHNIVNHVLGGTIEVISHPDAGTRMVVRLPVHAPSRTAGAPGDERIG; from the coding sequence GTGGCTCTGATCAGAAGCTCCTTGCGCAATGCCGTGATGCTGGCCTTGCTGGTCGGCCTGCTGCTGCCCACGGCGGCGGTGCTGCTGTATGAGCAGCAGCTCAGCCGCCAGACCGTCATGGACGATCTCAGCCGCGACCTGGCCCGGGTCTCGGAAGTGCTGGCGCTGTCGCTGGCGGAGCCGATCTGGCAGGTGTCGCCCGATCTGGCCGAACCCATGGTCAAGGCACAGGCGGACGATCCCCGCTTCATCTCGGTCGTGGTGACCGAGACCGGTGCCCAGCAGCCCTTCGTCGAATTCCATCGCGGCTCCGGCGACGAGGCGCTCACCCGCATCGCCACCCGCCCGGTCATGCGGGAAGGCCGCCAGATCGCGGAATTGACCCTGCGGATGAGCGCCGAACCGCTGCTCACGCTCAAGCGCGCCGAATTGCTGAAGATGCTGTGGCGCAGCCTGCTGACCCTCACGCTCTCCCTGGCGCTGATCCTGATCGTGTTGCAGCGCCGGGTGCTGCGGCCGATGGCCCGGCTGTCGGAGGCTGCGGATGAGCTCGCAGCCGGCCGGCTGGACAAACCGCTGGCGCTGGGCGGCGAGGACGAGATCGCCCGCGTCGGCACCGCGCTGGAGCGCATGCGGCTGGCGCTGCTCAAGGCCTTCGATGACCTGCGGGGCCATGCGAGCACCCTGGAGGATCAGGTGTCCCAACGCACCCATGAGCTGACCAGCACCAATGCCGAATTGACCCAGGCCCTGGCGAACCTCAAGACCGCGCAGCGAGAGCTGGTGGAATCGGAGAAGCTGGCGTCGCTGGGCCGGCTGGTGGCGGGCGTGGCCCATGAACTCAACACGCCGCTGGGCAACGCGCTCACCGTGGTCTCCGCGCTGGAAGACCGCTGGGGCAAGATCGACCGCATGCTGACCGACAACACCCCGATGCGGCGCAGCCAATTGGAAGAACTGGTGAAGGACACCCGCCGCGGGCAGGACATCCTGCATCGCAATGTCCAGAAGGCGGCCGACCTGGTGCGGGACTTCAAGCAGGTCGCCATCGACCAGACCAGCGACACGCGCCGCGATTTCGAACTCGCCCAGGTGGTGGAAGACGTGCTGGTGATGGTGGAGCCCAGCTTCAAGCACACGCCTTGGCGCATCGAGACCGCGCTGCAGCCGGACTTGCGGATGAGCAGCTATCCCGGCGCGCTGGGTCAGGTGTTGACCAATCTGGTGATGAACACATTGGTGCATGCCTTCGATGGCCGCGAACAAGGCCGGGTCCTGGTGCGCTGCCAGCGGGTGGATGAGGATGAGGTCGAGCTGGTCGTGGAAGACGACGGGCGCGGCATGGACGCCTCGGTGGTCCGCCGCATCTTCGACCCGTTCTTCACCACCAAGCTCGGCAAAGGCGGCTCGGGGCTGGGGATGCACATCGTCCACAACATCGTGAACCATGTGTTGGGCGGGACCATCGAGGTGATCAGCCATCCCGATGCCGGCACCCGCATGGTGGTGCGGCTGCCGGTCCATGCGCCCTCGCGCACGGCCGGCGCTCCGGGGGATGAGCGGATCGGCTGA
- a CDS encoding transglycosylase SLT domain-containing protein, with protein MSVSVQQQPIGLDAFGQSGLQGLQGVSSQSPQGASEIQARLTEAILQILNLLINEIMKALQQAQQAQQAQQGGQGSPSSSGGGGSGGGGGGGGPSGVGGPQGVSNAYKPTHEAQGPSGYSSPAASANSPTPAVGDVSSTSGGKGPAGMPAELWQGCQDAAKKTGVDPYLLAAQMEKESQFGKGLSGSPSAGDGLMQVEPGTRQAYAGKFQEKMGHAYDHGDPKDQIAMAGVILADKGGDATNMLQKYNGGDNWAPGATDSYGREIKAAEYAASVQARAQQMKAGG; from the coding sequence ATGTCCGTGAGCGTTCAACAACAACCGATCGGGCTCGACGCCTTCGGCCAGTCGGGCCTGCAAGGTCTGCAGGGCGTGTCGTCGCAGTCACCGCAAGGCGCCAGCGAGATCCAGGCCCGTCTCACCGAGGCCATCCTCCAGATCCTCAACCTGCTGATCAACGAGATCATGAAGGCCCTGCAACAAGCGCAGCAGGCCCAACAGGCCCAGCAAGGCGGACAAGGCAGCCCGTCATCATCAGGTGGCGGCGGTAGTGGTGGCGGTGGGGGTGGGGGTGGCCCCTCCGGCGTAGGTGGACCGCAAGGCGTGTCCAACGCGTACAAGCCGACCCACGAGGCGCAAGGCCCGTCGGGCTACTCGTCGCCGGCCGCCTCCGCCAATTCGCCCACCCCGGCGGTGGGCGATGTGTCCTCCACCAGCGGCGGCAAGGGTCCGGCCGGCATGCCGGCGGAGCTCTGGCAAGGCTGCCAGGATGCCGCCAAGAAGACGGGCGTCGACCCCTACCTCCTGGCCGCGCAGATGGAGAAGGAAAGTCAGTTCGGCAAGGGACTGTCCGGCAGCCCGAGCGCCGGTGACGGCCTGATGCAGGTCGAGCCCGGCACCCGCCAGGCCTATGCCGGCAAGTTCCAGGAAAAGATGGGCCATGCCTATGACCACGGCGATCCGAAGGACCAGATCGCCATGGCTGGCGTGATCCTGGCCGACAAGGGCGGCGACGCCACCAACATGCTGCAGAAGTACAACGGCGGGGACAACTGGGCACCCGGCGCCACCGACTCCTACGGGCGGGAGATCAAGGCCGCGGAATATGCGGCGTCGGTCCAGGCCCGTGCGCAGCAGATGAAAGCCGGCGGCTGA
- a CDS encoding DMT family transporter yields the protein MSRPVPSRPSMPSTAVPVAPSPAAPRDIPLSGWLLAVGGAIGFSGKAIIVKLAYRHGVDAVTLLMLRMLLALPLFLALAWWAGRGRPPQTGRERLAVLGLGFSGYYLASFLDFAGLAYVSASFERLILYLNPTLVLLLGWLLFKRRVALRQIAALAVSYSGVLLVFGHELSLAGREVWLGAGLVFGSAVAYALYLVYSGEFVQRLGALRLTGLATSVACLLCIGQFLLIRSVGSLAELPPAVWWLSVLNALACTFAPVLMVMMAIERVGAGIAAQTGMIGPMSTILMGVLILDEPLTAWIVAGTALVLGGVWLLARRR from the coding sequence ATGAGCCGTCCTGTCCCATCGCGTCCTTCGATGCCGTCCACTGCCGTGCCGGTGGCGCCATCGCCGGCGGCCCCTCGCGACATCCCGCTCAGCGGCTGGCTGCTGGCCGTGGGCGGCGCGATCGGGTTCTCCGGCAAGGCCATCATCGTCAAGCTGGCGTATCGACATGGGGTCGATGCGGTCACCTTGCTCATGCTGCGCATGCTGCTGGCGCTGCCTCTGTTCCTGGCGCTGGCCTGGTGGGCGGGCCGCGGACGGCCGCCGCAGACCGGACGGGAACGCCTGGCGGTGCTGGGCCTGGGCTTCTCGGGCTATTACCTGGCCAGTTTCCTGGACTTCGCCGGCCTGGCCTATGTGAGCGCCAGTTTCGAGCGCCTGATCCTCTATCTCAATCCCACCCTGGTGCTGCTGCTGGGCTGGCTGCTGTTCAAGCGACGCGTCGCCCTGCGCCAGATCGCCGCGCTGGCGGTGAGCTACAGCGGCGTGCTGCTGGTGTTCGGCCATGAGCTGAGCCTGGCCGGGCGCGAGGTCTGGCTGGGGGCCGGCCTGGTGTTCGGCAGCGCGGTGGCGTATGCGCTCTATCTGGTCTACAGCGGGGAGTTCGTCCAACGTCTGGGCGCGTTGCGGCTGACCGGGCTGGCGACCTCGGTCGCGTGCTTGCTGTGCATCGGCCAGTTCCTGCTGATCCGCTCGGTCGGGTCGCTGGCCGAGCTGCCACCGGCCGTGTGGTGGCTGTCGGTGCTCAATGCGCTGGCCTGCACCTTCGCGCCGGTGTTGATGGTGATGATGGCGATCGAACGCGTCGGTGCGGGCATCGCCGCGCAGACGGGGATGATCGGGCCCATGTCCACGATACTGATGGGCGTGCTGATCCTGGACGAACCGCTCACCGCGTGGATCGTCGCCGGGACTGCGCTGGTGCTTGGCGGCGTGTGGCTGCTGGCGCGCCGACGCTGA
- a CDS encoding MFS transporter — protein sequence MATASAVTTNTPMTAEEKKVIFASSLGTVFEWYDFYLYGSLAAIIGKQFFTGLDPTAQFIASLMAFAAGFIVRPFGALVFGRLGDMIGRKYTFLVTILIMGLSTFIVGVLPTYDTIGPAAAVILIGLRLLQGLALGGEYGGAATYVAEHAPQGRRGAYTSWIQTTATLGLFLSLIVILGTRTALGEATFAAWGWRIPFIVSILLLGISVWIRLSMNESPAFQKMKSEGKTSKAPLSESFGQWKNLKVVLLALFGLVAGQGVVWYTGQFYALFFLQSVVKVDPAAANIMVAVALLIGTPFFVIFGTLSDKIGRKPIIMAGLLLAILTYFPLFKALTNAANPDLARAQATAQITLTTDPAQCSFQGSPVAREVDFTTPCDIAKRALAQAAANYETVPGTAGTGQVKIGDKVIEAPTATLTAGGHKFDEDSAKKIAAFKKDLGDAMKAAGYPSKADPAKVNTPLVIAILSVLVLYVTMVYGPIAAMLVELFPTRIRYTSMSLPYHIGNGWFGGLLPSISFAMVAQNGNIYHGLWYPIGIAALTLVIGLLFVRETKDVDIYARD from the coding sequence ATGGCAACTGCAAGCGCAGTGACCACCAATACGCCGATGACCGCGGAGGAGAAGAAAGTCATCTTCGCTTCGTCGCTGGGCACGGTGTTCGAGTGGTACGACTTCTATCTCTATGGCTCGCTGGCCGCCATCATCGGCAAGCAGTTCTTCACCGGCCTGGATCCGACGGCGCAGTTCATCGCCTCGCTGATGGCCTTCGCCGCCGGCTTCATCGTGCGACCGTTCGGCGCGCTGGTGTTCGGCCGCCTGGGCGACATGATCGGCCGCAAGTACACCTTCCTGGTGACGATCCTGATCATGGGTCTGTCCACCTTCATCGTCGGCGTGCTGCCCACCTACGACACGATCGGTCCCGCCGCGGCGGTGATCCTGATTGGTCTGCGTCTGCTGCAAGGCCTGGCGCTGGGCGGTGAATACGGCGGTGCCGCGACCTATGTGGCCGAGCACGCGCCGCAGGGCCGCCGCGGGGCCTACACCTCCTGGATCCAGACCACCGCGACCCTGGGCCTGTTCCTGTCGCTGATCGTGATCCTGGGCACCCGCACCGCGCTGGGCGAGGCGACCTTTGCCGCCTGGGGCTGGCGCATTCCATTCATCGTGTCGATTCTGCTGCTGGGCATCAGCGTGTGGATCCGGCTGTCGATGAATGAATCGCCGGCCTTCCAGAAGATGAAGTCCGAAGGCAAGACCTCCAAGGCGCCGCTGTCCGAGTCCTTCGGCCAGTGGAAGAACCTGAAGGTGGTGCTGCTGGCCTTGTTCGGCCTGGTGGCCGGCCAGGGCGTGGTCTGGTACACGGGTCAGTTCTACGCGCTCTTCTTCCTGCAGAGCGTGGTCAAGGTGGATCCGGCCGCAGCCAACATCATGGTGGCGGTGGCGCTGCTGATCGGCACGCCGTTCTTCGTCATCTTCGGCACACTGTCGGACAAGATCGGCCGTAAGCCGATCATCATGGCCGGTCTGCTGCTGGCGATCCTGACCTACTTCCCGCTGTTCAAGGCGCTGACCAACGCGGCCAACCCGGACCTGGCTCGCGCCCAGGCCACCGCACAGATCACGCTGACGACCGATCCGGCGCAATGCTCCTTCCAGGGCAGCCCGGTGGCGCGCGAGGTGGACTTCACCACGCCGTGCGACATCGCCAAGCGGGCGCTGGCCCAGGCCGCGGCCAACTACGAGACCGTGCCCGGCACGGCCGGTACGGGTCAGGTCAAGATCGGCGACAAGGTTATCGAGGCACCGACCGCCACGCTGACCGCCGGTGGTCACAAGTTCGACGAAGACAGCGCCAAGAAGATCGCCGCCTTCAAGAAGGACCTGGGCGATGCGATGAAGGCTGCCGGCTACCCGTCCAAGGCGGATCCGGCCAAGGTCAACACGCCGCTGGTCATCGCCATCCTGTCGGTGCTGGTGCTGTATGTGACCATGGTCTACGGCCCGATCGCGGCCATGCTGGTCGAGCTGTTCCCGACCCGCATCCGCTACACCTCGATGAGCCTGCCGTACCACATCGGCAACGGCTGGTTCGGCGGTCTGCTGCCGTCGATCAGCTTCGCGATGGTGGCGCAGAACGGCAACATCTATCACGGGCTCTGGTACCCGATCGGCATCGCCGCGCTGACCCTGGTCATCGGCCTGCTGTTCGTGCGTGAAACCAAGGACGTGGACATCTACGCCCGCGACTGA
- a CDS encoding DMT family transporter: MSLTPRLTLMLVLPPLLWAGNAVVGRSISGLMPPLLLNAMRWTLAFVLLLPLARALLQDLAPWRERWGYFALTGLLGMGCYNALQYQALHSSTALNVTLIAASLPVWMLAIGALLYRIWPTRRQLAGALLSLAGVGLVISRGHPDRLAQVQFVQGDLLMLLAVLSWAFYSWLLARPPAHMQGSRRPPWDWASLLMAQMLFGLVFSWGSAGLEQLAGPATVHWGWPLAMALVYVAVGPSLIAYRCWGIGVAQAGPTLAAFFGNLTPVFAALMSAALLGEWPQWFHGAAFGLIAAGIAVSAQRR; encoded by the coding sequence ATGTCGCTCACCCCACGTCTGACCCTGATGCTGGTCCTGCCCCCGTTGCTGTGGGCCGGCAACGCGGTGGTCGGCCGCTCGATCAGCGGGCTCATGCCGCCGCTGCTGCTCAATGCGATGCGCTGGACCCTGGCCTTCGTGCTGCTGCTGCCACTCGCCCGGGCCTTGCTGCAAGACCTGGCCCCGTGGCGGGAACGCTGGGGCTACTTCGCGCTGACCGGGCTGCTGGGCATGGGCTGCTACAACGCGCTGCAGTACCAGGCCCTGCACAGCTCGACCGCGCTGAATGTCACCCTGATCGCCGCCAGCCTGCCGGTGTGGATGCTGGCCATCGGCGCCCTGCTCTACCGCATCTGGCCGACCCGTCGGCAACTCGCGGGGGCCTTGCTCTCACTGGCCGGCGTGGGGCTGGTGATCTCCCGCGGGCATCCGGACCGGCTGGCGCAGGTGCAGTTCGTCCAGGGTGATCTGCTGATGCTGCTGGCGGTGCTGAGCTGGGCGTTCTACAGCTGGCTGCTCGCCCGCCCGCCGGCGCACATGCAGGGCAGCCGGCGGCCGCCCTGGGACTGGGCGTCGCTGCTGATGGCCCAGATGCTGTTCGGGCTGGTCTTTTCCTGGGGATCGGCCGGGTTGGAGCAACTGGCCGGTCCCGCGACCGTGCATTGGGGATGGCCGTTGGCGATGGCGCTGGTCTATGTGGCGGTCGGACCGTCGCTGATCGCCTATCGCTGCTGGGGCATCGGCGTGGCACAGGCGGGACCGACGCTGGCTGCCTTCTTCGGCAACCTCACGCCGGTGTTCGCGGCATTGATGTCGGCCGCCTTGCTGGGCGAATGGCCGCAGTGGTTCCACGGCGCGGCCTTCGGGTTGATCGCGGCGGGGATTGCGGTGTCGGCGCAGCGCCGGTGA